A region of the Patescibacteria group bacterium genome:
ACAAGGGATCAAAAGGCCGCCACCTTATCCTTATGCTCTTAATATGGCCGTTGACGTTCTTTTAAAGCAAGAGTTCGATGGGTATAGAGCAAAAGGAGAACCCCATCCTTTGCTTATTGCCAATAATGTTAATGCCAAACTTTTTCCAAACCAAGATTTATTAAATCAATGGCGAAGTAATTTTGTAGGGATACGTTATTATGATTCTGAATTAGACGCAACTCTTTTTGGAGCAGTTGATGATATTTTAGAGTTTCCCGAAGATAAATTAGCTCCACTTGATTATAAGTCCACCGGTAGTAAAGTCGCAAAAGTGTATGATCGTTTTCAGTTGCAGATGGATACTTACACTTTTCTTTTAGAAAAAAATGGCTTTTTAACTCCCCGGAAGGGCTATTTAGCTTTTTATATAGTTAATAAAGAAAGTGGTTTCGAAGACAGATTACCTTTTCGAAAAGAACTCCATGAAATTGAAACGAACCCTTCGGATATCCCAGGACTTTTTAAAGACGCAGTTACTCTTTT
Encoded here:
- a CDS encoding PD-(D/E)XK nuclease family protein, giving the protein MNNKPIQLSPNSLNLFLECPHCFWLNKRQGIKRPPPYPYALNMAVDVLLKQEFDGYRAKGEPHPLLIANNVNAKLFPNQDLLNQWRSNFVGIRYYDSELDATLFGAVDDILEFPEDKLAPLDYKSTGSKVAKVYDRFQLQMDTYTFLLEKNGFLTPRKGYLAFYIVNKESGFEDRLPFRKELHEIETNPSDIPGLFKDAVTLLRKNTPPPHSPDCKFDQWLKKASNF